In Chanodichthys erythropterus isolate Z2021 chromosome 11, ASM2448905v1, whole genome shotgun sequence, a single window of DNA contains:
- the six7 gene encoding SIX homeobox 7 — protein MFPLPMFTPDQVARVCENLEETGDIERLGRFLWSLPAAVPGSAGELLNRHESVMRARALVAFHGGNFDALYQILQSHRFTRESHAKLQDLWLDAHYREAERLRGRPLGPVEKYRIRKKFPLPRTIWDGEQKTHCFKERTRSLLREWYLQDPYPNPSRKRHLAQATGLTPTQVGNWFKNRRQRDRAASAKNRLQQDSSILPSGSSPECSSTEHNTHLQGSSPHRPGSPENSVCSSGTGPRGTGASTPDISVSSDSEFES, from the exons ATGTTTCCTCTCCCGATGTTCACACCTGACCAGGTGGCTCGCGTCTGTGAGAATCTGGAGGAGACTGGAGATATCGAGCGTTTGGGTCGGTTCCTATGGTCTCTGCCCGCCGCCGTGCCCGGTTCGGCCGGTGAACTACTCAACCGTCACGAGTCGGTGATGCGAGCCCGCGCGCTCGTCGCGTTCCACGGAGGGAATTTCGATGCTCTCTATCAGATCCTACAGAGTCACCGCTTCACCCGGGAGTCCCACGCCAAGCTGCAGGACCTGTGGCTGGACGCTCACTACCGCGAGGCGGAGCGCCTGAGGGGGAGACCGCTGGGCCCAGTGGAGAAGTACCGCATCCGAAAGAAGTTTCCCCTTCCTCGAACCATCTGGGACGGCGAGCAGAAGACACACTGTTTTAAG GAGCGAACTCGTAGCCTCCTAAGGGAATGGTACCTGCAGGATCCCTATCCAAACCCCTCCAGAAAGCGTCATCTGGCTCAGGCCACTGGTCTCACTCCCACACAGGTTGGCAACTGGTTCAAAAACAGAAGACAGCGGGACAGAGCGGCATCTGCTAAAAACAG ACTGCAGCAGGATTCCTCCATCCTACCCTCTGGTAGTTCTCCCGAATGTTCCTCCACGGAGCACAACACACACCTCCAGGGCTCGTCCCCGCATCGCCCCGGGAGCCCAGAGAACAGCGTCTGCAGCTCGGGCACCGGTCCGAGGGGAACTGGGGCCTCCACACCAGACATCTCTGTCAGCAGCGACAGCGAGTTTGAGTCGTGA